One segment of Rhodopirellula baltica SH 1 DNA contains the following:
- the dxs gene encoding 1-deoxy-D-xylulose-5-phosphate synthase encodes MTDQKHPLLAGLQDATPLANWSSTELSNAAVEIRDVLCNLLATRTAHFASNLGVVELCLALHSEFDFRTDRLIWDTGHQVYPHKLVTGRYDRFETIRTAGGLMGYPNPHESVYDLFMTGHAGCSVSTAVGLRSGDILMDQKDRRTVAVIGDGAFPCGVVFEALNNAGELGDDLTIILNDNKMSICHRTGSVAQYLDRLRGNPFYTGLKHEVTKLLDRVPMFGDPAERLLAQMKEGVKAGLLGGMLFEELGIRYIGPIDGHDIPLMQKYLRLCKETPGPVLLHVVTEKGHGYKPAAEDPVFFHTPPAFEDRGGTPVTRGSDGRPPYTTHARDAIGEAMKRDSRVTVITAAMCQGNKLEPVREQFPERFFDVGICESHAVAFAAGQCKTGMRPIVDIYSTFLQRSYDQIFQEVALQDLPVVFMMDRAGLTAPDGPTHHGVYDIGYMRLFPNLVLMAPGYAEELSMMLDKALTLDHPSGIRYPKASALEATHTPAPIEIGKAEWIREGTDGTIVAYGAMLEQAIAAAEQLEGELEIGVVNARFVKPIDAEMVHKTLSDGRFVVTLEEGTRVGGFGSAFLESAVDQRLDTRAVHRLALPDEFVLHGDRSQLLDQSTLSAQKIAEVCREAASEVGSQVGI; translated from the coding sequence TTGACTGATCAAAAACACCCATTGCTGGCCGGCTTGCAGGACGCAACGCCATTGGCCAATTGGTCCAGCACCGAACTGAGCAACGCCGCCGTCGAAATCAGAGACGTGCTGTGCAACTTGCTCGCGACCCGAACCGCCCACTTCGCGTCGAACTTGGGCGTCGTGGAACTCTGCTTGGCGTTGCACAGCGAGTTTGATTTTCGAACCGATCGATTGATCTGGGACACTGGCCACCAGGTCTACCCGCACAAGCTGGTCACCGGTCGCTATGACCGATTCGAAACGATTCGCACCGCCGGCGGATTGATGGGTTACCCGAACCCGCACGAAAGCGTTTATGACTTGTTCATGACCGGACATGCGGGTTGCAGCGTCAGCACCGCGGTTGGGCTTCGCAGCGGCGACATCTTGATGGACCAGAAGGACCGAAGAACGGTCGCGGTAATCGGTGATGGTGCGTTCCCCTGCGGAGTCGTCTTCGAAGCCCTCAACAACGCTGGCGAACTTGGCGACGATCTGACGATCATTCTGAACGACAACAAAATGTCGATCTGCCATCGCACCGGTTCGGTGGCTCAGTACTTGGATCGTCTTCGCGGCAATCCGTTCTACACGGGACTGAAACACGAAGTCACGAAGTTACTCGACCGAGTGCCAATGTTTGGTGATCCAGCCGAACGTTTGCTGGCTCAGATGAAGGAAGGTGTCAAAGCCGGACTGCTGGGCGGAATGCTGTTCGAAGAACTTGGCATTCGTTACATCGGTCCCATCGACGGCCACGACATCCCGCTGATGCAGAAGTACCTGCGACTGTGCAAGGAGACTCCCGGTCCGGTCTTATTGCACGTGGTGACGGAAAAGGGACACGGTTACAAACCTGCCGCCGAAGACCCCGTCTTCTTCCATACCCCGCCAGCCTTTGAAGATCGCGGCGGCACGCCGGTCACCCGCGGCAGCGATGGTCGCCCGCCGTACACAACGCACGCTCGCGATGCGATTGGCGAGGCAATGAAACGCGATTCGCGAGTGACTGTGATCACCGCGGCGATGTGCCAAGGCAACAAACTCGAGCCCGTCCGGGAACAGTTCCCCGAACGCTTCTTTGACGTTGGAATTTGCGAGTCTCACGCGGTCGCCTTCGCCGCGGGGCAATGCAAAACCGGCATGCGTCCGATCGTTGATATCTACAGCACGTTCCTGCAGCGCAGCTACGATCAGATTTTCCAGGAAGTTGCCCTGCAGGATTTGCCGGTTGTCTTCATGATGGACCGCGCCGGACTGACCGCACCGGACGGGCCGACTCACCATGGCGTGTACGACATCGGCTACATGCGTTTGTTCCCGAACCTTGTCTTGATGGCACCGGGTTACGCGGAAGAATTGTCGATGATGCTGGACAAGGCTTTGACGCTCGATCATCCGTCCGGCATTCGCTATCCAAAAGCATCCGCTCTCGAAGCAACCCACACACCGGCGCCAATCGAAATCGGCAAGGCGGAATGGATTCGCGAAGGAACGGACGGCACGATCGTGGCCTACGGAGCGATGCTGGAACAAGCCATCGCGGCAGCGGAACAACTCGAAGGCGAACTGGAAATCGGCGTCGTCAACGCTCGCTTCGTCAAACCGATCGATGCCGAGATGGTTCACAAAACGCTCAGCGATGGACGCTTTGTGGTCACGCTCGAAGAAGGCACGCGGGTTGGTGGCTTCGGATCTGCGTTTCTAGAATCCGCCGTCGACCAGCGATTGGACACGCGGGCCGTCCACCGACTGGCATTGCCGGATGAGTTCGTGCTGCACGGTGATCGATCGCAATTGTTGGATCAATCAACCTTGTCGGCTCAAAAGATTGCTGAAGTGTGTCGCGAAGCCGCTTCCGAGGTCGGATCACAGGTTGGTATTTAA
- a CDS encoding RluA family pseudouridine synthase, with product MIEILWQCHACVVVNKPVGLPTTSPKGTDSLESCLREQFAQAGNPVSYLTAVHRLDRPVSGLVLIALRKKAARLLSEQFRLRHVQKKYIAMVQGNALEACKQEPWHDTIAKLTDEARVEIVGLDSTDGRQAETKVSFLEYDSESDTSRIELRPVTGRMHQLRIQSAHRGHPIVGDPLYGTAEDESALRLVAAKLSFRDPTNGRAVEVELPELPF from the coding sequence ATGATTGAAATTCTTTGGCAGTGCCATGCCTGCGTCGTCGTCAACAAACCGGTGGGACTTCCGACCACTTCACCCAAGGGAACGGACAGCCTCGAGTCGTGCTTGCGCGAACAGTTCGCTCAGGCGGGCAACCCGGTCAGCTACCTCACCGCGGTTCACCGGCTCGATCGCCCGGTGTCGGGATTGGTTTTGATCGCACTTCGCAAGAAAGCGGCCCGTTTGCTGAGCGAGCAATTTCGTTTGCGTCACGTTCAGAAAAAGTATATTGCGATGGTCCAGGGAAATGCCTTGGAAGCGTGCAAACAAGAACCATGGCACGACACGATCGCAAAGCTGACCGATGAAGCTCGAGTGGAAATCGTCGGCCTTGATTCCACCGATGGACGGCAAGCGGAAACGAAGGTGAGCTTCCTGGAATACGATTCGGAGAGTGACACCTCACGAATTGAATTGCGGCCGGTCACCGGACGCATGCATCAATTGCGAATCCAGTCGGCTCACCGCGGGCATCCGATCGTCGGCGATCCGCTGTATGGAACCGCGGAAGACGAGTCCGCACTGCGTCTGGTTGCGGCGAAGTTGTCGTTCCGAGACCCGACCAACGGGCGTGCCGTCGAAGTTGAGTTGCCCGAGTTGCCATTTTGA
- the xseB gene encoding exodeoxyribonuclease VII small subunit, which produces MAKKKRNPSAEEAGDGEQTAAELGDFETTLGDVETIVRKLESGALTLDDSLKQYEVAVAKMRQCYQLLDVAERKISVLAGVDAEGRPVTEPLENMSGGESLVQKQASRGKRRGAVAPDHSASDTTGVDSADLDSAEDDE; this is translated from the coding sequence TTGGCTAAGAAGAAACGGAACCCCTCTGCTGAAGAGGCCGGCGACGGCGAGCAAACGGCAGCAGAATTAGGGGATTTTGAAACGACGCTGGGCGATGTGGAGACGATCGTTCGGAAGCTCGAATCTGGTGCATTGACGCTGGACGATTCGCTAAAGCAGTACGAGGTCGCGGTGGCGAAAATGCGACAGTGCTATCAGTTACTGGACGTTGCCGAACGAAAAATTTCGGTGTTGGCCGGCGTCGATGCCGAAGGTCGACCCGTGACGGAGCCACTGGAAAACATGTCCGGTGGCGAGTCACTCGTTCAAAAGCAGGCCTCCAGAGGCAAACGCCGCGGAGCCGTCGCGCCGGATCATTCCGCAAGCGACACAACGGGCGTTGATTCTGCGGACCTCGATTCAGCGGAGGACGATGAGTGA
- a CDS encoding DUF1583 domain-containing protein gives MSDFRADKQALHDIFGEGNLQSSAGMFRQWADLSELEQYRLLQGHVFPAGTSVIRCDSVLVDAAMLAGERGSRPGSARVPFTPSETRSVVPVSLLIDAATQLGKLDEVEASVAQRLGERDADLAHALIAQALIAIAREESDEAVRLLGELEPLVCDRNRVESLIGSTLELIAKAERLPALHESCLALLFCFYEFGRESGSVLPERWKRRAFAAYYSLHWRQFRMHAVWGPDAQVGEVFTPQRWYATSRSTALSEEGGYPAAQWAFERGHFEKTGGHDRDFLYFDVPVVGDFEVEAIVSGFDYCETRLGYGGHWAGPGHDHLAILNGHFAGDDPTISLPRPLDDIGSSMRVRLVIRNGFCETLINGRSVCRKRVSSADPWVTIFSQWYTHGWVRDLRITGDPTVPAMVNLVEDERLLGWSSYFDESIGKDGDWQVQTPAKLDGDGSGETPVLKGDQHGLIKGSFQESLLQYGRPLGDQETISYEFFYRRGSHSVHPAIGRDVVLLDSDRIAWLPETGELRFNPINQNAASLLRNDQWNRAEIVRFGESIELHLNGESVFHASIDPGQTHQFGLFHFCDQTTALVRKVVLSGDWPMQLPTADQQELAEDTVKQLVQGTERMNVFHHEFSEGLPLDSFFMTGNDWTKHFLQVDEGIHCEHPGGKHIQYGISPNLETEGDFDLTAEFAGFEAAVEEGGDASVHLKVSLPERSTDCVLYRKFTRYAKKEIGEQIVQSAIFTIREGERTFHFPFRTSEAATSGKLRLVRRGDQIHYLFAAHDSTQFRYLYSETVPKKSAGSAKIRLVVETTRNGHAKAIWKSLTVRADRLSGPAVMPSLSVAQLGQSRDALAQSRTLDYSDQDVQRSTQTIGQSSSLQATEKGLLITAPGSDTWTGHGLTLPFALHGDFDVAAEMDVERLDPPAGRGESVVFLETEFRDPKKTSIHAKFAISPSNRKTGEVQLRQVSETGKFDYTELVNYPASNVQLLRVARRQEILYVLIQEAGHEVAKVLGKLEVGNHPILADDLRFILHADGEGRQVRVLLKRVTAHADRIDP, from the coding sequence ATGAGCGACTTCCGGGCCGACAAGCAGGCATTGCACGACATCTTTGGTGAGGGAAACCTGCAAAGCAGTGCTGGAATGTTTCGGCAATGGGCTGATCTTTCCGAACTGGAACAGTACCGCCTGCTGCAGGGACATGTCTTCCCTGCCGGCACGAGCGTGATTCGGTGTGACAGCGTCTTGGTGGATGCTGCAATGCTGGCTGGCGAACGCGGCAGCCGGCCTGGTTCGGCCCGCGTGCCATTCACACCGAGTGAAACTCGATCGGTAGTGCCTGTGTCTCTGCTCATCGATGCTGCGACTCAGTTGGGCAAATTGGACGAAGTGGAAGCATCTGTCGCGCAGCGTCTCGGAGAGAGAGACGCCGACCTGGCTCACGCCTTGATCGCTCAGGCCTTGATCGCCATCGCACGGGAAGAAAGCGACGAGGCTGTCCGGTTGCTCGGTGAGCTTGAGCCATTGGTCTGCGACCGCAATCGGGTTGAGTCGCTCATCGGTTCCACGTTAGAACTGATTGCGAAGGCAGAGCGTTTGCCAGCATTGCATGAATCCTGCTTAGCGCTTTTGTTTTGCTTCTATGAATTTGGGCGTGAAAGCGGGTCGGTTCTCCCAGAAAGGTGGAAGCGACGTGCTTTTGCTGCCTACTATTCTCTGCATTGGCGGCAATTTCGAATGCACGCCGTCTGGGGTCCTGATGCGCAGGTCGGAGAGGTCTTCACTCCTCAACGGTGGTATGCGACCTCCAGGTCAACTGCCTTGTCGGAAGAGGGAGGTTACCCCGCCGCTCAATGGGCCTTTGAACGCGGCCACTTTGAAAAGACCGGTGGGCACGACCGCGACTTCTTGTACTTTGATGTTCCTGTAGTTGGGGATTTCGAAGTCGAGGCCATCGTGAGCGGGTTCGACTATTGCGAGACACGCCTTGGATACGGAGGGCATTGGGCCGGACCTGGACACGATCATCTCGCGATACTCAACGGTCACTTCGCAGGGGACGATCCAACGATCTCGCTTCCTCGCCCGCTCGACGACATTGGCTCTTCCATGCGAGTTCGTTTGGTCATCCGGAATGGCTTCTGCGAAACGCTCATCAATGGTCGGAGTGTTTGCCGCAAACGGGTTTCATCGGCTGATCCCTGGGTCACCATTTTCAGTCAATGGTACACGCACGGATGGGTTCGTGATCTGAGGATCACCGGCGATCCAACAGTCCCGGCGATGGTGAACTTAGTGGAAGATGAACGTCTGCTCGGATGGAGCAGTTACTTCGACGAATCAATCGGCAAGGATGGTGATTGGCAGGTGCAAACGCCTGCCAAACTGGACGGCGACGGTTCCGGCGAAACGCCGGTTTTGAAAGGAGACCAGCATGGGTTGATCAAAGGATCCTTCCAAGAAAGCTTGTTGCAATATGGCCGACCGCTGGGTGATCAAGAAACGATCTCCTACGAGTTCTTTTATCGTCGAGGCAGTCATTCTGTTCATCCCGCAATCGGTCGAGACGTTGTGTTGCTGGATTCCGACCGAATCGCTTGGCTTCCAGAAACCGGCGAGTTGCGGTTCAATCCCATTAACCAAAACGCCGCAAGTTTGCTTCGAAATGATCAGTGGAACCGAGCGGAGATCGTTCGGTTTGGTGAAAGCATTGAATTGCATCTGAACGGTGAAAGCGTCTTCCACGCTTCCATCGATCCAGGACAGACTCACCAGTTCGGCCTGTTTCACTTTTGTGATCAAACGACCGCTCTCGTTCGCAAGGTCGTACTAAGCGGAGACTGGCCAATGCAATTGCCAACTGCTGATCAGCAGGAGCTCGCGGAAGACACGGTGAAACAATTGGTCCAAGGAACGGAGCGCATGAACGTTTTCCACCACGAGTTTTCGGAGGGACTTCCTCTGGACAGCTTCTTTATGACAGGGAACGATTGGACCAAGCACTTCTTACAGGTGGACGAGGGAATTCATTGCGAGCATCCCGGCGGAAAGCACATTCAGTATGGAATCTCGCCCAATTTGGAAACGGAAGGTGACTTTGACCTGACCGCTGAGTTTGCTGGTTTCGAAGCGGCGGTTGAAGAGGGTGGCGATGCAAGCGTGCACCTCAAGGTTTCACTGCCGGAGCGATCAACGGATTGCGTTCTGTACCGAAAGTTCACTCGATACGCAAAGAAAGAGATCGGGGAACAGATTGTCCAGTCGGCGATTTTCACGATTCGAGAAGGAGAGCGAACGTTTCACTTTCCGTTCCGAACGAGCGAAGCAGCGACTTCGGGCAAGCTACGTTTAGTTCGACGCGGCGATCAGATCCACTATTTGTTTGCAGCCCACGATTCGACGCAGTTTCGATATCTGTACAGCGAAACAGTTCCGAAGAAGTCCGCCGGTTCGGCAAAAATACGCTTGGTGGTTGAGACCACCAGGAATGGTCACGCCAAAGCGATCTGGAAATCTCTGACCGTTCGCGCGGATCGACTTTCAGGGCCCGCGGTCATGCCCTCACTTTCTGTCGCACAGCTTGGACAATCACGCGATGCTTTGGCGCAATCGAGAACGCTGGACTATTCGGATCAGGACGTGCAGCGATCGACCCAAACAATCGGCCAATCCTCATCGCTTCAAGCGACCGAGAAAGGTTTGCTCATCACCGCACCGGGATCGGATACGTGGACTGGCCATGGGCTGACGCTTCCATTCGCACTGCATGGTGATTTCGATGTGGCGGCTGAGATGGACGTGGAGAGATTGGATCCGCCAGCTGGGAGAGGTGAAAGTGTTGTCTTCCTCGAGACAGAGTTTCGCGATCCGAAGAAGACATCGATTCACGCTAAGTTCGCGATCTCGCCCAGCAACCGGAAAACAGGTGAGGTGCAGCTTCGCCAGGTTTCAGAGACCGGCAAGTTTGATTACACCGAACTGGTAAACTACCCCGCTTCCAATGTTCAGCTTCTTCGCGTGGCTCGCAGACAAGAAATTTTATACGTCCTCATTCAAGAGGCAGGACATGAAGTCGCAAAGGTTCTTGGCAAACTCGAAGTTGGCAACCATCCGATCCTGGCAGATGACCTGAGGTTCATATTGCACGCAGATGGCGAAGGCCGCCAAGTCCGCGTGCTGCTCAAGCGAGTGACGGCCCACGCTGATCGCATCGATCCGTAG
- a CDS encoding polyphosphate kinase 2 family protein, translating into MSTEDKRLDEPDWDLDPKFDFVDAHRLPFSKDKVSLKEIDTECSGPFEGKDHGRAFTRAANIEIRDLQYRMYTEGKQSLLIVLQAPDAAGKDGLIRKVLGQMNPQGCRTYPFKVPSSEERAHDFLWRIHKATPAAGKVSVFNRSHYEDVLVVRVEDLVPKSVWKDRYEIINDFEKLLAHRGTRILKFYLHISPREQLERFKKRLDDPTKHWKLNAGDYAARDKWGDYREAYEDAMAKCHSKIAPWHVIPADKKWYRDASVAAIVRDTLRDMDPQLPKIDADLDEIRRLYERELEEMNE; encoded by the coding sequence GTGAGCACGGAAGACAAACGACTCGACGAACCAGATTGGGATCTCGATCCTAAATTTGATTTCGTTGACGCTCATCGATTGCCTTTTTCGAAGGACAAGGTGTCGTTGAAGGAGATCGACACCGAGTGTTCAGGACCGTTTGAAGGCAAGGACCACGGTCGCGCGTTCACTCGAGCTGCCAACATCGAAATTCGTGACCTGCAATACCGCATGTACACGGAAGGCAAGCAATCGCTGCTGATTGTCTTGCAAGCTCCCGACGCGGCGGGCAAAGATGGCTTGATCCGCAAAGTGCTCGGCCAGATGAACCCGCAGGGCTGCCGAACTTATCCGTTTAAGGTGCCATCTTCGGAAGAGCGAGCTCATGACTTCCTATGGCGGATCCACAAGGCGACGCCCGCGGCCGGCAAGGTTTCCGTCTTCAATCGCTCGCACTACGAAGACGTCTTGGTCGTGCGAGTGGAGGATTTGGTACCAAAGTCGGTTTGGAAGGATCGCTACGAGATCATCAACGATTTCGAAAAGCTACTCGCTCATCGTGGCACTCGAATCCTGAAGTTCTACCTTCACATCAGTCCTCGGGAACAACTCGAGCGATTCAAGAAACGGCTCGATGATCCGACGAAGCACTGGAAGCTGAACGCTGGCGATTACGCCGCTCGCGACAAATGGGGCGACTACCGCGAGGCATACGAAGATGCGATGGCCAAATGCCACTCAAAAATCGCTCCTTGGCACGTCATCCCGGCCGACAAAAAATGGTACCGCGACGCCTCGGTGGCGGCGATCGTTCGCGACACGCTGCGTGACATGGACCCGCAATTGCCAAAGATCGATGCTGACTTGGATGAGATCCGGCGGCTCTACGAACGCGAATTGGAAGAGATGAACGAGTGA
- a CDS encoding polyprenyl synthetase family protein, whose product MQASGDRREQPIDSNESLKDYMDARRPAVEAALQAACEDRPGVPERLAAAIRYAVLAPGKRLRPMLTIMAAEACGGDAESAMPSAVAVEMIHAYSLIHDDLPAMDDDDLRRGRPTTHIEFDEATAILAGDALQSMAFAHLHHSTSDATKSAALIGTLATAAGPAGLVGGQADDLDAEKYTVEDFGGADAALKHLEAIHHRKTGALFTACAAMGAISAGADTNAVSALTDYAKAFGLAFQITDDLLDCTSTDERLGKRTGKDDGRGKLTYPGLMGLDRARAHAESTIHMAHESLQLFGTAGQRLRKLADFVLERTN is encoded by the coding sequence GTGCAAGCGTCGGGGGATCGTCGTGAACAACCGATCGATTCCAATGAATCATTGAAGGACTACATGGACGCTCGCCGACCGGCGGTGGAAGCGGCATTGCAAGCTGCGTGCGAAGACCGGCCGGGTGTCCCCGAGCGTCTGGCCGCGGCGATTCGATACGCGGTACTGGCGCCCGGCAAACGGCTCCGTCCGATGCTGACGATCATGGCCGCGGAAGCTTGCGGTGGCGATGCGGAATCGGCAATGCCGTCGGCTGTCGCGGTCGAAATGATTCATGCTTATTCGTTGATTCACGATGACTTGCCAGCGATGGATGACGACGATTTGCGGCGTGGTCGACCGACGACGCACATCGAATTCGACGAAGCGACGGCAATCTTGGCTGGCGATGCCCTGCAATCGATGGCATTTGCTCACCTGCACCACAGCACATCGGACGCCACCAAATCAGCCGCTCTGATCGGCACATTGGCGACCGCCGCCGGACCGGCCGGGTTGGTCGGGGGCCAAGCGGACGACTTGGATGCCGAGAAGTACACCGTCGAGGACTTCGGGGGGGCGGATGCTGCCCTCAAACACCTCGAAGCAATCCACCACCGCAAAACGGGGGCTCTGTTTACAGCCTGTGCGGCGATGGGCGCAATTTCCGCCGGAGCGGATACTAATGCTGTTTCGGCCTTGACCGATTACGCTAAAGCGTTTGGACTCGCGTTTCAAATCACGGATGATTTACTTGATTGCACGTCCACGGATGAGCGACTTGGTAAACGAACGGGCAAAGACGACGGCCGTGGCAAGCTGACTTACCCGGGGTTGATGGGTCTGGACCGGGCGAGAGCCCACGCGGAAAGCACCATCCACATGGCGCACGAATCGTTGCAGTTGTTCGGAACAGCTGGCCAGCGGTTAAGAAAACTGGCGGACTTTGTCTTGGAGCGTACGAATTGA
- a CDS encoding NAD(+)/NADH kinase, whose amino-acid sequence MASSSGEKLDWCGCGRPPRIVVLGAPDKLNVSSAWKRLRPTIQSHAELIAADFEFTYDFSDKEVDLVIVIGGDGSILQSARQMGENQTPVLGINCGRLGFLAALSPEDFLDAWPKVCQGDFSIIRHLMLEVQLIRDDEVIAQSMALNEAAILNGPPFAILDIDLYADGELATQYRCDGLIVATPVGSTAHNLSAGGPILRRQLQAIVISPISPHTLTYRPLVDSADTRLELAVTEPNESTSIVVDGRILGQLKSGDRVRVHRAPVSFEMLRVPGQNDYRTLREKLGWSGRLALRQL is encoded by the coding sequence ATGGCATCCTCAAGCGGAGAGAAACTCGATTGGTGCGGATGTGGGCGTCCGCCACGAATCGTGGTACTGGGTGCCCCTGACAAGCTGAACGTGTCCTCCGCGTGGAAGCGTCTTCGTCCGACGATCCAGTCGCACGCCGAATTGATCGCGGCGGACTTTGAATTCACCTACGACTTCTCGGACAAAGAAGTCGACTTGGTGATCGTCATCGGCGGCGATGGTTCGATTTTGCAATCCGCACGCCAGATGGGCGAAAATCAAACACCCGTCCTGGGAATCAATTGCGGTCGCTTGGGATTCTTGGCCGCTCTTTCGCCCGAAGATTTCCTGGATGCTTGGCCCAAGGTCTGCCAGGGCGATTTCTCGATCATTCGTCACCTCATGCTGGAAGTGCAACTGATTCGTGACGACGAAGTGATTGCACAATCAATGGCTCTAAACGAAGCCGCCATTCTGAACGGCCCCCCGTTCGCAATCCTCGACATCGACTTGTATGCCGACGGTGAACTGGCGACCCAGTATCGATGCGATGGATTGATCGTCGCGACTCCGGTTGGATCGACCGCACACAACTTGTCGGCCGGTGGTCCCATTCTGAGGCGACAGCTTCAGGCGATCGTGATCTCGCCAATCAGCCCACACACACTGACCTATCGCCCACTGGTGGATTCAGCGGACACGCGGTTGGAACTAGCCGTGACCGAGCCCAATGAATCGACCAGCATCGTCGTCGACGGACGCATTTTGGGACAACTGAAATCGGGCGATCGAGTGCGTGTGCACCGTGCCCCGGTGTCCTTCGAAATGCTTCGAGTTCCGGGGCAAAATGATTACCGGACCTTGCGTGAAAAGCTCGGTTGGTCGGGACGCTTGGCATTGCGTCAACTCTGA
- a CDS encoding sulfatase family protein, whose translation MKNLWTEAGRCVFAAAIAAVCFFASTSLHAAERNVLFIITDDESPTLGCYGDEAAVTPAIDAVAADGMVFRNAFATTASCSASRSVVMSGLHNHRNGQFGHQHHYHKFASFNDVAGLALPRVMANTGYRTGHIGKYHVAPESVYHYETYMKANSRSAVEMAEVAKPFLTDKEDDRPFFLYFATSDPHRGGGVDKTSDLELKPDLFGNKPRRGSFPGVEEVFFDPADVVIPPFLTDTPETRAELAQYYQSCARIDQGVARLIEILKEADLYDKTMILFTSDHGMAFAGGKTTVYEGGLRVPMVVRDPYQEKRGVESDSMISHIDITPTILDFAGGLDRKTNAPKKLVPAKKLRNELGVSPMDNHNGNKPLDHYHGRSWMDVLADPAKPHHEEIFASHTFHEIQMYYPMRVIRDGKYKLIWNIAHALDYPFASDLWAASSWQAQLAKGMDAPYGQQTVGKYIHRPEFELFDIEADPNESTNLATSSSHTDVLEAYQAKLKKLQKKYDDPWIMKWDYE comes from the coding sequence ATGAAAAATCTTTGGACCGAAGCAGGCCGTTGCGTGTTCGCAGCAGCAATCGCCGCCGTCTGCTTCTTCGCATCGACGTCGTTGCACGCAGCAGAACGAAATGTCTTGTTCATTATCACGGACGATGAAAGCCCAACGTTGGGTTGTTATGGCGACGAAGCAGCGGTGACTCCCGCGATCGATGCCGTTGCCGCCGATGGCATGGTTTTTCGAAACGCGTTTGCGACCACGGCATCGTGCAGTGCCAGCCGAAGTGTGGTGATGAGTGGTTTGCACAACCATCGTAACGGACAGTTTGGACATCAACATCATTATCACAAGTTTGCTTCGTTCAACGACGTCGCTGGGTTGGCTTTGCCACGTGTGATGGCAAACACCGGCTATCGCACCGGACACATTGGCAAGTATCACGTCGCGCCCGAATCGGTTTACCACTACGAAACCTACATGAAGGCCAATTCCCGCAGCGCCGTCGAAATGGCCGAAGTTGCAAAACCGTTTTTGACAGACAAAGAAGATGATCGTCCATTTTTCCTTTATTTCGCGACGTCGGATCCACACCGCGGTGGCGGCGTTGACAAAACATCGGATCTGGAACTGAAACCAGACTTGTTCGGCAACAAGCCTCGGCGTGGTTCGTTTCCGGGCGTCGAAGAGGTCTTCTTTGACCCGGCCGATGTGGTCATCCCGCCGTTTTTGACAGACACTCCTGAAACACGCGCTGAGTTGGCGCAGTACTACCAATCATGTGCCCGAATTGACCAAGGCGTCGCGAGATTGATTGAGATCCTCAAAGAAGCCGACCTCTACGACAAAACCATGATTCTGTTCACAAGCGATCATGGAATGGCGTTCGCCGGCGGAAAGACCACGGTTTATGAAGGTGGGCTTCGAGTTCCGATGGTTGTCCGCGATCCATACCAGGAAAAGCGTGGCGTCGAAAGCGATTCGATGATCAGCCACATCGATATCACGCCGACCATCTTGGATTTCGCCGGCGGATTGGACCGAAAAACCAACGCGCCGAAGAAGTTGGTTCCCGCCAAGAAACTTCGAAACGAGTTGGGGGTCTCGCCGATGGACAACCACAATGGCAACAAACCACTGGACCACTACCACGGTCGAAGCTGGATGGACGTGTTGGCTGATCCAGCCAAACCACATCACGAAGAGATCTTCGCTTCACATACCTTCCACGAAATTCAAATGTACTACCCGATGCGGGTGATTCGTGATGGCAAATACAAACTGATTTGGAACATCGCTCACGCGTTGGACTACCCCTTCGCTAGCGATTTGTGGGCGGCAAGTTCGTGGCAGGCTCAATTGGCCAAGGGCATGGACGCACCGTACGGACAGCAAACGGTTGGGAAGTACATCCATCGTCCCGAATTCGAGCTGTTCGATATCGAGGCAGATCCGAATGAGTCCACCAACCTGGCAACCAGCAGCAGTCACACGGACGTCCTGGAGGCGTACCAAGCAAAACTGAAGAAGCTGCAGAAGAAGTACGACGACCCCTGGATCATGAAGTGGGATTATGAGTGA